The DNA region ATGATCAATATTGACCTTTCAACGTCATTGGCTGATGATCAAGTTGAATCTTTGTACATGGGATTTGGTCATTGTGTCCCTCGTGTATCCTTATCCTTTTCATTCTACTGACTACTTCATTGATTGTGAAATCTCTCGTCCACATTTGATATAGCCCGATATGGCGATTAccgatttgtatatatatatatattttcttggttGCTTGCAATTTGCGTGGTTGAGTGAGAGAAATGGTTGAGTTTGCCTCACTAAGTAAATTAATGAATAGAAGGGAATGAttgtgataaataaataaatgaaatcatCGCTCTATTTTAGTAGGATATATTTAGCTGTGATTTCTTCAATAAATGAAAGCGGTAATATTATTGTTGCACattatcaatttgaaaaaataaaagtatcacGCCTTCAAATTATTGGATGttgtattttaatatatattctgCACCATGCATTATCCATAAATTATGATTGCGTACatagaaaatttttatatagcACAATCTTTTCCACCCGTGCATGGCTACCCTACATGTCAAACAACTCACTTATTTGTATAGTCGTATTCAAtgattaacttttttttcttttttcttttttccagaAAAATCTTTAATGGTTTGCGCCCGCCAGTTTTAGCTGGTTGAGTTTTGACCAAAAACTTAGGCTTTGAGAGTCTTTGGTCAATTCGAGTGGCTGATCTAATATTCtttcttgaagttttataaattaaaaatttgcatTTTTCAACGCATTTTGATCTTCTGGGAaagtggtatatatatatatatatcggaaCATAATTAAGACATGATCACCATTGTTCCCCACAGCTAGCTTCTGCATCTTCTCCTCAGAATTAGATTCAGCATCTAAGGCGCTTTCTGTCACTTATTCATGCTTTAATCTAAATCCTCTTCTTGTTTCCTCGATCGCTCCAACTTTAAGTGCAGGTTCATTCTCTACTTTATAAATACAAATTGTTGTAtgtagttttattattattattattattattattattattattattattattattattattattcatgtctGGCTATTACCATCAAGTTCTTTATATATGATTGTGCAGTACTACAGTTTTTATATTGTTAAGTTTTCTTTTGCTTCTGGGCTGCAGATATGACAGCGTTCATAAGTTTTCCATTTTCTATATAGAAGTGCATCAAATCCGGAATTTCTGGATACTAAGAGAATTTCGCTGGGTTGAAAGATTTTGGAGACCTTATTCTATAATTTGGGACTTTGTAAGCTTTAGTTATGAGTCGTCGTTGGAATTCTCGAGGGAACGGGCGAGTAAGCTGGtgagcatcttcttcttcttcaatcttAAAAATGCTATTTATCTTGTTATCTTTCGACGTGAAGGACAAAAGTTAGTAAATACTTTTCTACCCGGCCATGATTTAGTAATACATCGGGGAGATGTAATGATCATCgttgttaaaataataatgaatagcaCTTGTCATGTGGTTAAAACATtttcgtgtgtgtgtgtgtgtatatatatatatatataattgttaccTCTATTAATGTTTTTTGGTCAATATATGTTACATCTATTGTGCTGATGATCAGGGACGTGGATATTGAGCGGCAAGGTCCCAAGAATGATGGTACTGGTTCGGAAAAAAAGGCATCAATAAAAATGGCAATTGGGCAGGTCAATCACCCTttgatgatgaaaaatatttcaaaaacgCCGTGGTGGTTGCATCATGAGTACTTCCATTGGGATGTGGCGTTTTTAGTGGTGTGCGTAGTTGCAATAGCAGTGGACCCGTTGTTCTTTTATCTTCCTGTCATTGAAGACAAATTCAACGAGGATACCAAATGCATTCGTTTAAATACCAATTTGGAAATCATTGCTATTTGTGTGCGATCGTTCCTGGATTTGATTGCTATTGGGGATCtaattgcaagaaaaataaataattacccTGACATGAAGTGTTCAGACTACGTAATTAACATTCTCAGCATTCTCCCATTTCCGCAGGTATTATGGCAAACTTTTCTGCTTCCAACTCAGTCTAGAAGAAAATTATGTTCTATTTAAATTACGTTTTGATATTTATGAACAACAGGTTATAGTGCCAATTATATTTTCAGAAATGAGAGATTATGAAGCCCGGTTTGAAAGGAGATTTCTAAATGCCGTTGTTCTGTTGCAATATGTGCCAAGAATTTTCCGTATCTACAGGTTGTGGAAAATAGTCAACGAGACTATCATCCTACCGAAAAGTAGTGTGAATGGAGAAAGCAACAAGAATATGAAAGGTCTTATAGTGATGAAAGCTGGATTCAATCTGTTTCTGTATCTCGTTGCCGGTCATGTATGTTACATATTTCAACATTTATTATCAATATCCCTACctactttataattaattactGAAATATTAATGGTATATATCTTTGATCTTTCAGGTACTGGGTGCTTTTTGGTACTTCTTCTCCATCGAACGAGAGACCACGTGCTGGCAGCTGGCTTGTCGTCGGCATGATACCAATTGTAGCAAGACTTCTTTTAGATGTCATGGTGGCAttgataacaatattttaaatactttttgctctatagaaaaagttgaaaaaccaAATATCACTCTCGTTGATTTTGGAATATTCCAAGAAGCCCGTGAATCTGGTACACTGCTGGCATCCAGGGATTTTCCGGAAAAGGCCGTGTTCTGTTTCTGGTGGGCCCTGCGAAATTTGAGGTACCTGGTACACGTTACAgtactctttttaatttttatcattttattgagatctttcaaaatatttcatctgaTCAAGAACCGTGCATGTATCACGCTATGTTGGTTCATAACACAtacttatgtatatatataatcatacaTGCATTTTGTTCCTGAATTTAAAGTTTCTCACCCATTTTACAATGTAATgaaacataatatataaattaaatatccaacgtatataatatattaagatattattatatactaaaatattattattattattattatttgataaaaaaatattaatattattagtttggaTGAAAATAGATATAGAAAACAAATTACACGAAAATCAGTTTTTTTCTAGAGAATGTTAaatcattaaagaaaaatgttttcaCCCATGCATTTCCGATGAACTCATATATCAATGCTATCATGCACATAAATACACGGCTTTTAGATGATGCATGGTCTTTGTTTTTCATTACGTGCTGTATGATATCGTGGGCGTATTACATATTTTAGATCACTTTAGattttgcttgtttattttgagcatattatatatatatgcacacatatacatgatattaATGTTTTCTGATTTTCTGACAGTTCATTTGGCCAAAACCTTATAACAAGTCCTTTTTACTTGGAAAACTGGTTCTCAATTTTAATCGGGATATTTGGCttgcttctttttttatatttcatcgGAAATTTGCAGGTATGTTGATCATCATAatcttatcttcttcttcttctgcttctcctcctcctcctcctcatatATGTTTAGACGTCCTTAATTTGAATTCCCACTCCGATCATTACACTTCATGCtcatttaattgaatattttatattaaggttgagtttgaatgttgagttgagttgaataaaagttaaaaattgagtaaaatattgttagaatattattttttaatattattattattttagaatttgaaaaagttgaattgtttattatattttatgttaaaatttgaaaaagttataatgactagatgaaataagttgagatgagttgaggatAGCTTGGGATCCAAACGGGCCAAAGTCTACTTTTTAAAAGAGTTTACTCACTTGTGAAGGtataaatttttgaaatattaaattCCCATGTATATTTGAAATATGTTTGTATATTAGGTTGGAGGATTCTTTCTAACCCGATTTGGAGGAAAATTTTGTACTAATCTTAATAAAACGTTTTTCTCCAAACTAAATTGAAAGCAATTTTCTCGAACTCCTTCCAAAATATCATGTCAGtcttgtaaattttaattttaaccatTTTAGCAAGCAACAAAGTCTCTATCTTTGGCTATTAGTAACtaaagaataatgttagatatagttatgAATACTTGTGTAAGTGTCACActcttgttttaaaatatggtataatttattattaaaaattaatttttttatgtaaattttatatttaatcatgttttttaaaaataagtgtaTGAGATTTGTATCTTCTATATAAATACCGTtgttcattaattaaaataaataagatggcTTGTCAATAATGGGGGTGTAAGAATATAATGGACTTGATAACTTTTAGAATTATGAGATGTAATATGTGAGTGGAAATCTTAGAAGCTGATCAACTTAATTGTGATGTGACAGCTTTACATGCAGTGGGGGACATCTAACGAGTTGGATGAGATTTTAAAGCGGTCAAAATCTAGGCAGCGTTATGAGACATTTAAGCGGTGGAATTCATCTAAGCAGTACTACTTGAACTATATGGGAGAGGAGGATAAGGCTGCAAACATCAAGAGAACTAAACTACGTAGCATCGAGTGTTGGATAAGCTCAATCGGACTCTCTAACCAGTTAAAACAGATGATCATGAGTTATGTGACACCAATAGTACTAGAAGATGAAAACAAACATATTGATACAGAAAATCCATTCCCTCATCTTCCCACAACATTTAGAGGATTGATTAAACTTGATCTCTGCTTGCCCTTGCTAA from Carya illinoinensis cultivar Pawnee chromosome 6, C.illinoinensisPawnee_v1, whole genome shotgun sequence includes:
- the LOC122313427 gene encoding cyclic nucleotide-gated ion channel 1-like isoform X3 is translated as MSRRWNSRGNGRVSWDVDIERQGPKNDGTGSEKKASIKMAIGQVNHPLMMKNISKTPWWLHHEYFHWDVAFLVVCVVAIAVDPLFFYLPVIEDKFNEDTKCIRLNTNLEIIAICVRSFLDLIAIGDLIARKINNYPDMKCSDYVINILSILPFPQVIVPIIFSEMRDYEARFERRFLNAVVLLQYVPRIFRIYRLWKIVNETIILPKSSVNGESNKNMKGLIVMKAGFNLFLYLVAGHVLGAFWYFFSIERETTCWQLACRRHDTNCSKTSFRCHGGIDNNILNTFCSIEKVEKPNITLVDFGIFQEARESGTLLASRDFPEKAVFCFWWALRNLSSFGQNLITSPFYLENWFSILIGIFGLLLFLYFIGNLQLYMQWGTSNELDEILKRSKSRQRYETFKRWNSSKQYYLNYMGEEDKAANIKRTKLRSIECWISSIGLSNQLKQMIMSYVTPIVLEDENKHIDTENPFPHLPTTFRGLIKLDLCLPLLRCPYSKTKVKNCCMRLPISFSSKCTIIKAAILFERENHWMR
- the LOC122313427 gene encoding cyclic nucleotide-gated ion channel 1-like isoform X1, which codes for MSRRWNSRGNGRVSWDVDIERQGPKNDGTGSEKKASIKMAIGQVNHPLMMKNISKTPWWLHHEYFHWDVAFLVVCVVAIAVDPLFFYLPVIEDKFNEDTKCIRLNTNLEIIAICVRSFLDLIAIGDLIARKINNYPDMKCSDYVINILSILPFPQVIVPIIFSEMRDYEARFERRFLNAVVLLQYVPRIFRIYRLWKIVNETIILPKSSVNGESNKNMKGLIVMKAGFNLFLYLVAGHVLGAFWYFFSIERETTCWQLACRRHDTNCSKTSFRCHGGIDNNILNTFCSIEKVEKPNITLVDFGIFQEARESGTLLASRDFPEKAVFCFWWALRNLSSFGQNLITSPFYLENWFSILIGIFGLLLFLYFIGNLQLYMQWGTSNELDEILKRSKSRQRYETFKRWNSSKQYYLNYMGEEDKAANIKRTKLRSIECWISSIGLSNQLKQMIMSYVTPIVLEDENKHIDTENPFPHLPTTFRGLIKLDLCLPLLRRVPIFEDESEELLYEITYKFLKQVHYNQSGYIVREGEPLDALIFIVKGIAWTYTSNHGNKADCLKAGDLFGRHLVDWVLESPTLSDIPLSTRTLKCHTKVEGFYLLATDLKDIMSQFWWKFSKFRHMIAQSDSEQLKHFVASSIQAAWRRRAIHPHKVLK
- the LOC122313427 gene encoding cyclic nucleotide-gated ion channel 1-like isoform X2 yields the protein MSRRWNSRGNGRVSWDVDIERQGPKNDGTGSEKKASIKMAIGQVNHPLMMKNISKTPWWLHHEYFHWDVAFLVVCVVAIAVDPLFFYLPVIEDKFNEDTKCIRLNTNLEIIAICVRSFLDLIAIGDLIARKINNYPDMKCSDYVINILSILPFPQVIVPIIFSEMRDYEARFERRFLNAVVLLQYVPRIFRIYRLWKIVNETIILPKSSVNGESNKNMKGLIVMKAGFNLFLYLVAGHVLGAFWYFFSIERETTCWQLACRRHDTNCSKTSFRCHGGIDNNILNTFCSIEKVEKPNITLVDFGIFQEARESGTLLASRDFPEKAVFCFWWALRNLSSFGQNLITSPFYLENWFSILIGIFGLLLFLYFIGNLQVPIFEDESEELLYEITYKFLKQVHYNQSGYIVREGEPLDALIFIVKGIAWTYTSNHGNKADCLKAGDLFGRHLVDWVLESPTLSDIPLSTRTLKCHTKVEGFYLLATDLKDIMSQFWWKFSKFRHMIAQSDSEQLKHFVASSIQAAWRRRAIHPHKVLK